TTTTCCAATTGCGACAGAGCATGGGCCTCAGATGAAGCCGATGGCGTTGGTAAGAAAGGGCATCCTATTCTTCCATAGATGGAGGAGGAGGAAGGAGCGGCTTCAAGATGCCCTAGAAGAGCGGGTACATGAGTCGTGATGAGGGCCCACATGCGTTCCTGCTTAATCTCGCCGTATTCGTGAGCCAGCACGTTCCGCTGAGCGATCATCAAGCGCCAAGGGATTTCTGGGTGCGCCTGCTTAAATGTTTCCGAAACACGGCGCGCCGCTTCTCCGATGATCTCCACGCTGCGTTCGATCGCAAGCTGCAGCATCCGATCTCCGAGATACTGGTGGTACTTGACGCCCGCAGTGAAGTCGCAGATAGATTGCGCCGCATCAAGGATATCCCAGATATACGCCGCATCTCGCTCTTCAGGCCGCATAAATGACCTTTCGCGTGCTCAGGATGGAGTGGCGGCGGAAGGGATTTCTCAATCCGTCTCTTTCCACCAGATCCACCTCGCGGCCGAATATATCTTTCAACTCGTCCTGCATCGCCACGAGGTCAAAAAGACTCCACGACGCATCCGACCCGAACGTTACGAGCACGTCCACATCGCTGTCAGCCCGAAAATCGTCTCGCAGAGCCGAACCAAAAAGCGCGAATTCGATAATCTTCCAGCGGCGACAAAAATCCGCAATCTGTTTTTCTGGAACGTTCAGTTTCTCGCCACCCATTCTTCCGACGTCCTCCGGTAGATCTATCCCGAGTCCGCCTCATTATAGCAGAGACGTTGCGCGTCACGCCAGAGCCACACCGAAAAGAACAAGAACCGAAGATGTGCTCCATTCTTCACTTGTGCTCCTTCCTATCCATGCCGGCATGCCTTTTCTCTTTCCATTTTCCTAGCCTATCGCGAAAACCTCGATTCCCGCCCGGCGAAGGGTTTCTCCGGTGACGCCGTTGCGGTCGCAGGAGGGGCTGCCGCTCTTAAGATATGCTTTGTGTGCGCCGATGATTTGAGCGAGTTCGAGGGTGTATCTCGCGCCGACGATGTGAAATTCTGTCACGTCCTGGCCGGTCTCGGGGGCGATTAGTCGCGCCTTTCCGTCCAGAATGTCAGTCCCGGTTGCTTGTGCCAACGACTCGCTTGTGCGCGGCGTCGGCATTCCTCCAAGCTGTTCGGGGCAGAGCGGGACGAGGACGTACCGCCTCTTCAGTCGTTCGAGGAGCGCGTCGCGCCGGCTCGCGCGCCGTCCATGCCAACGGCACGGGATGCCGAGCAGGCAGGCGCTGATGATTACCGGCTCTTTGGCGACGCCGCATTCTTCCGAGGAAAAGAGAAATCCCTGTGCTTCTCCGGAACTATCGGTCATCTTCAACTCTCAAGAATGATTCGTCGCCAGAACCGGTGTTTCCATCCCATACAGAATCGCAGATTCAGACATTTGCCGCAACGAATGCATCCTTCAATTTGAAGTGTCTTGGTCTTGCGGTCAAATTTCCGGCAAGGAAAGCATATTACTACGCAGTAGCCGCAGTCAAGACAATTTATCATCCTCTTGATAAGAGAATCCGCAATGGTTTCGGGAACATCCCAGAAGCGGATCATGTCTTTCTGACAAAACCAGTTACCCCTGACGGGCGTGAGATGTTTGGTGTTTATCCAAGCTTTATCACGTATTCGATATGATAATGCTCCATTCCGCAGCCGCCTCTTAAACGCGCCCACAGTGTTCTGTGCTCTTAATCTCTTCCAATGTACAAAACCGTGCTTGGCAATTTTTTCTTCCCTGGTCTTATGTTGTTTCTTGTCAGCTGATTTTTCGATTAAGCCGCTCTCAAAGATCAAGTTTTCTATCAGAGCATAATAGCGCTTATGAACTTCGGGAAAGCGATAACGGCCATAGATTTGGCTCTTGGCCTCTGGAGTATAGCAACATATGCAATATGTTCTTTCCAAGTGTTCATAAATGGGATTGAGGGGGAGACCATAACGTTCCTTCAGGATAGTTATTACCTCTTGCTTGCTAAAATCGAGAATCGGGTTGAAACATGGCAAATCTAAGCATGTATATATTTCGAACGGCGAATGCAA
This genomic stretch from Candidatus Abyssobacteria bacterium SURF_5 harbors:
- a CDS encoding DUF523 domain-containing protein, which encodes MTDSSGEAQGFLFSSEECGVAKEPVIISACLLGIPCRWHGRRASRRDALLERLKRRYVLVPLCPEQLGGMPTPRTSESLAQATGTDILDGKARLIAPETGQDVTEFHIVGARYTLELAQIIGAHKAYLKSGSPSCDRNGVTGETLRRAGIEVFAIG
- a CDS encoding DNA polymerase subunit beta, yielding MGGEKLNVPEKQIADFCRRWKIIEFALFGSALRDDFRADSDVDVLVTFGSDASWSLFDLVAMQDELKDIFGREVDLVERDGLRNPFRRHSILSTRKVIYAA